In Kogia breviceps isolate mKogBre1 chromosome 19, mKogBre1 haplotype 1, whole genome shotgun sequence, a single genomic region encodes these proteins:
- the ASB16 gene encoding ankyrin repeat and SOCS box protein 16, whose translation MAGETFPFTSSALRSLRLQREWLEWEDRRRAAAQQCQSQRCPPSSWAQLTRPRCSCRDPAVHNALFSGDLQQIQALFQDEGAANMIVETVSNQLAWSAEQGFWVLTPKAKHTAPLTIAAARGYTDCARYLIRQGAELDARVGGRAALHEACARAQSDCVKLLLTFGAKVNVLSEEGTTPLHLCTTPESLQCAKQLLEAGATVNLAVQDSEVTPLHVAAARGLEQHVALYLEHGADVNLRTSQGETALNAACAGAEGPGSSRQHQAAARRLLEAGADARAAGRKRHTPLHNACTNGCGGLAELLLHHGACAAVPNGAGHTPMDCALQAVQDAPNWEPEILFAALLDYGAQPVRPEMLRHCANFPRALEVLLNAYPCVPSCDTWVEAVLPELWQEHEAFYSSALCMVNQPRRLQHLARLAVRAQLGSRCRQAAARLPLPPLLRDYLLLRVEGCIQ comes from the exons ATGGCAGGGGAGACCTTCCCCTTCACCTCCTCCGCCCTGCGCTCTCTCCGCCTGCAGCGGGAGTGGCTGGAATGGGAGGACCGGCGGCGGGCTGCAGCCCAGCAATGCCAGAGCCAAAGGTGCCCCCCAAGTTCCTGGGCCCAACTCACTAGGCCGCGCTGCTCCTGCCGGGACCCAGCTGTGCACAATGCCCTGTTCTCCGGTGACCTGCAACAGATCCAAGCCCTGTTCCAAGATGAAGGTGCTGCCAACATGATTGTGGAGACTGTGAGCAACCAGCTGGCCTGGTCAGCTGAACAGG ggTTCTGGGTGCTGACCCCCAAAGCCAAGCATACGGCACCCCTCACCATTGCTGCTGCCCGAGGCTACACCGACTGCGCCCGCTACCTGATCCGGCAGGGAGCTGAGCTGGATGCCCGGGTTGGGGGCCGGGCCGCCTTGCACGAGGCCTGTGCCCGGGCCCAGTCCGACTGTGTGAAGTTGCTGCTGACCTTTGGCGCCAAGGTCAATGTGTTGTCTGAGGAAGGCACGACCCCCTTGCACCTCTGCACAACCCCTGAGTCCTTACA GTGCGCCAAGCAGCTGCTGGAGGCGGGAGCAACCGTGAACTTGGCGGTGCAGGACAGCGAGGTGACGCCCCTGCACGTGGCGGCGGCACGAGGCCTGGAGCAGCACGTGGCTCTCTACCTGGAGCACGGCGCCGACGTGAACCTGCGCACCAGCCAGGGCGAGACGGCCCTGAACGCCGCGTGCGCGGGGGCCGAGGGCCCGGGCAGCAGTCGGCAGCACCAGGCAGCCGCGCGCCGGCTCCTGGAAGCTGGGGCAGATGCCCGGGCGGCAGGGCGCAAGCGCCACACGCCGCTGCACAACGCCTGTACCAATGGCTGCGGGGGCCTAGCCGAGCTGCTGCTGCACCACGGGGCCTGCGCTGCAGTTCCCAACGGGGCGGGCCACACGCCCATGGACTGCGCGCTGCAGGCCGTCCAGGACGCCCCCAACTGGGAGCCCGAGATCCTCTTCGCTGCACTGCTGGACTATGGGGCCCAGCCTGTGCGCCCTGAG ATGCTGAGACACTGTGCCAACTTCCCTCGAGCCCTGGAAGTCCTGCTTAATGCCTACCCTTGTGTCCCATCCTGTGATACCTGGGTTGAGGCAGTGCTTCCAGAGCTGTGGCAG GAGCACGAAGCCTTCTACAGCTCGGCCCTGTGCATGGTGAATCAGCCGAGGCGGCTGCAGCACCTGGCCCGGCTGGCCGTACGTGCTCAGCTGGGTAGCCGCTGCCGACAGGCTGCCGcccgcctccccctgcccccgctCCTCAGGGACTACCTGCTGCTGCGTGTGGAGGGGTGTATCCAGTGA
- the TMUB2 gene encoding transmembrane and ubiquitin-like domain-containing protein 2 has protein sequence MISCHLQNNLMSVDPVSSQAMELSDVTLIEGVGNEVTVVAGVVVLILALVLAWLSTYVADSGSNQLLGTIVSAGDTSVLHLGHVDHLVAGQGTPEPSELPHPSEGNDEKAEEAGEGGGDSTGEPGAGGGIEPSLEHLLDIQGLPKRQAGPGSSGPEVPQRSEDSTCLINVRLKFLNDTEELAVARPEDTVGALKSKYFPGQESQMKLIYQGRLLQDPARTLRSLNITDNCVIHCHHSPPGSAVPGPSASLAPSSATEPPSLGVSVGSLMVPVFVVLLGVVWYFRINYRQFFTAPATVSLVGVTVFFSFLVFGMYGR, from the exons ATGATTTCGTGTCATCTTCaaaacaaccttatgag TGTGGATCCAGTCAGCAGCCAGGCCATGGAGCTCTCTGATGTCACCCTTATTGAGGGTGTGGGTAATGAGGTGACTGTGGTGGCAGGTGTGGTGGTGCTGATTCTAGCCTTGGTCCTAGCTTGGCTCTCTACCTACGTAGCCGACAGCGGTAGCAACCAGCTCCTGGGCACTATTGTGTCAGCTGGCGACACATCCGTCCTCCACCTTGGGCATGTGGACCATCTGGTGGCGGGCCAAGGCACCCCAGAGCCAAGCGAACTCCCGCATCCATCAGAGGGTAATGATGAGAAGGCTGAAGAGGCTGGCGAAGGTGGGGGAGACTCCACAGGGGAACCCGGAGCTGGGGGTGGTATTGAGCCCAGCCTTGAGCATCTGCTTGACATCCAAGGCCTGCCCAAAAGACAAGCGGGCCCGGGGAGCAGCGGTCCAGAGGTGCCCCAGAGATCTGAGGATAGCACCTGCCTCATCAATGTGCGGCTCAAATTCCTCAATGACACCGAGGAGCTGGCTGTGGCCAGGCCAGAGGATACTGTGggtgctctgaagag TAAATACTTCCCTGGACAAGAAAGCCAGATGAAACTGATCTACCAGGGCCGCCTGCTGCAGGACCCAGCCCGCACACTGCGTTCCCTGAACATTACTGACAACTGTGTGATTCACTGTCACCACTCACCCCCTGGGTCAGCTGTTCCAGGCCCCTCGGCCTCCCTGGCCCCCTCTTCAGCCACTGAGCCGCCCAGCCTTGGCGTCAGTGTGGGCAGCCTCATGGTGCCTGTGTTTGTGGTGCTGTTGGGTGTGGTCTGGTACTTCCGTATCAATTACCGCCAGTTCTTCACAGCACCTGCCACTGTCTCCCTGGTGGGGGTCACCGTCTTCTTCAGCTTCCTAGTATTTGGGATGTATGGACGATAA